The genomic DNA CATTTCATAGAAATGCCCATATCTTGATGCATTGTGGGCTTTTTCTCAACAAAGTTGAATTTTACACAAGAAACTCTATTTCACAATTTTGTAGCATTAGTTGAAAGTTATTCAACAAATTGATCAGCAACCAACTatcttgacattttttttttctggaaTTAGGATAAATTTTCATACCATAACACATTAATATTCACTAAATATAATTAGAAGATAAGTACTATGTTACGGATTACTCCATTGAATTATAAAATTATGCTACATACTATGCTACACATTTTCTTCTCAATAAGGCTATTGTTGTGGAAGCCCAGCACTTTAAGTTCGTTCCTCCACAACTTGGTGCTACATGAATCTTATCAGAGCTAATGTATGATGGTTCAATCTCAATACTAGTTAGCCCATCCCATATATAGCATTGTCCTTCACCTCCACACCCATGAATTGCTCCATCAAGCTAATGTCTACTAGCTGTGCTCTATCTCCTAGATGTTTGCTCTACCTCATGCTTTGCCATTCCACAAGGCCTCCTCCATCTTCCACCCTCTTTGATCAATCCCCTTTCATAGTCGATAGATCTTTCTTCCATTGCAGCAGTCCATGATCAGAGAAGGAAAAAATTTCACCTCTGAACCACCAACATGAATCCCTCAAGTCAATCTCTGTTTCACCGTTCTTCACTGCAACACCCATTGCATCCTTCTTCAAGTTCAGTCCTCCACAGCTTAGTGCTGCATCATTATATATTACTAAAAATAGCACCAAGATATGATTAGGTTCACTTGAAAAAAAAAGTCACAAGGACCTTTAGGAAAGAGAGTTCCAAAGTACACAAacccaaaagaaaaaggaatattGGTCGACAACAGAGAAAGGCTGATCTTAACCCCCATTAATGATGTTATACACAAGgaaacaaaataaatttaagaGGAAGATCAGTTGCTACAATAAGATGTAAGATAGATGTGTAGAAAAGGATGAACTAAATAATGGAAAGGGCAATGAAGAGAAAAAAACAATATGCAATTCCCTAGATCAAATTACAATAAGGAGAACAAACATAGAACCACAAAGAAATTCCATAGTATTTAATGTTTCCATGAGCTATGTTCCAACTCCACATGGTGAGTTATACAAGATCCAATTGAGAAGAAAAGCTAAATGCACCATTAAAGATGCAGCAATTAATAATCAAGATTCCAGATGTGTtagatattaaattgataaagCTAGAATGTCAAATAATAGAAGCGATATGATGTTCTATGATACGGTGATAAAGAGGGGCCCTACCAAAGATAGGTCAAAACAAGGAAGACCGATTGACGTGGAAATCAAAGTCAATGAATGAGTCAAAGTCGGCTGAGCTAGCCAGTTACGACCGAGCGGACAGCATAGTCAAACGAACGAGCAAGGTCAAACGGATAACTCGAGGTTAAAAGACAAACAAGCAATGCATCCCCCGGTCGTCGTCCTTGTTGAGCGGGAGGCGTGTCTGTCTAAATGAGAGACAACCCTCCGACAACAGAAAAGATAAGTAAAGGAAGATTGTGCTGGTCAACACGATTGAGCGAAGGTGTCCTAGCCGAGCGGACACCGATCGGCCTACAGCGGGACCTATCCATGTATCTCCTCATACTCTTTTGGTGGTTTGTCCACAGACAAATCGTACTTTGGAAGCTTCCGACCTGCCGCATCAGAGATTTGCATGCTCACTTAAAAAAAAGTGTCAggacactttttgacttgtcttttcatagGATGCTTAGAAAAATGTGCGCACGCTTTGAGATGTGTGCACAGACACTAcgatgacactataaaaggggattcCCATCTAAAGGCGGAGATATGCGCAACCTTATCATTCTACATGCTCTTTGCTACAGCATTTTCACTATTCTCCACATCACCagaaactaacttgagcgtcggaaggtcaACGCTAGGAACCCCTTTCCAGCCTAGCACTGACACTTTTGTGTTGCAAGACCACGTGAAATCTTCACCCCATCAACCGTCAAACCACATCCTCAACTTGTCATCTTCTCCGCTTTCGGACAAGAACAAGTCTAAAACATCTCACGTTCAAACACAGAAGCAAAAATTTTCCATATAATCTTCAATTCACAAGAAGAAAGATGCATCAACAAAATAAGTCTTGTGAAAcatcataaagcatagcataaAGATATAATGGCCTGCAATGAACTACCATGGTAGATTATTGAAGTCATCTACTCTGCAGTAACAACCAGAATCATGCCTCAGAATTTAGAAACCGGCACAATcactcaaatttaaaaaagtaTCAAGCTTAGAGGAACGCATTTAAAATTCATATCTAAATGCCAAACTATAACAGAATCCGTAAAGTAAAACAGATCCGAAGAAAAATACCGGACACCAGCATCGCCGACGATCCCGATCGCCATGCCTGCAGACAAACCGGCAAGACCGCAAGCGAGCCCGGAAGAGAGATGCGCGTAACCGTCGAAGAGGTAGTACGACTTTGCCTTGGGGTTGATCCCGGTGCTAATGATTACTGCAATAATCAACCCATAGATCCCGAGCACTCCTGCCATGACCACGGGCACGATCGACTTCATAACCAGTTCTGGCCGCATCACACCCATGGACGCCACGCCGACGCCGCTCTTCGCCGTCCCGTACGCCGCTCCCATGCCTAAAAAGGGATGCTCAATGCATCAACAAAAGGAAATAGCGAAAACATAGTCAGAACATAACAGCCAAGATTGAGGGATGATGGGATCACAGGAGAAAACGAGGGCGGCTGCGGCGCCGAGGAAACCGAAGAATGGAGCTGTCTCGTCGCCGCTGAAGGAAGACATTATTCCGCTTGAAAGAACAAGGAAACCCTACGAATCCTGCAAAAGCCGAAGAATGGAGCTTTCGCGTTACCGATGGAGGAGAAAGAAATGGGGTCGTCGGAGAAGGTAAGGTCAGAATCTCAATATGCCCTTGGGTCTCGTATTAATTACGTATGTGGTATGATGGAATAGGTGACGGGGTGAAGGGCATTAATGTCATCCCACTGACATCGCAATAATTATTTCATCCCTAAAATCCGGACATAAATAAtagcatatttatttttaataatatttattaattattttagaacaattattaatttcatttaatattttaccCAGGACGCAATTtctgaattaataaaaaaatacatgCGACTTTCGTATTTAACAATGGACtttttatatttatgaaatgATTTTAAGTACATTTACCGTTCTATTTACTGATAAATCtcacttttttctattatttttctctttactttcttttatacgaatttttttttattttttctcacctttttctcttttcattttttccaCATGCATACATGTAGATTTGATATATAAATTATATCAGGCTAATGATATTCAAAGTTTAGTTAatgttttgataatattttaatatatttgaagaagtcaaaataaataatgaataatatatttgaactccttacaactttaaaaatttatgagAACTGAAAAAGTTACAATCAGAGTTCTCTACATCCATCAGTAgttttcggtcaaaactcactgatggacctagagaactcagaTTGCACACATTTCAATTCCTGTGATTTCTAAGGTTGCAAGAAATTCAAATatattatccattatttatttcgacttctcagaAGTgttaaaatgtaaataagaaagaATCAGTAACAATCTCTACATTGGACTTGATATGTATCATAGTAGGCCCAACGTGAGCCTAATATGGAATTATATCAGGCATAACGTGAAGATTTTTGGTGATTACTCCTTATTACATTTAAACACCTTcgagaagttaaaataaataatgaataacatatttaaactccttgcaacttCAGAAATCCACAGAAACTTAAATGGATGCAatctgatatctctaggtccattaatgtgttttgaccgaaactcactaatggacctagagagctccgattgtattCATTTTAGTTCCTATGAATTTATTGTTGGGGATCGgagccggcttgaaggggggttggatagacggcgcccccaaatactcgctttctacactattgttagtatgtgcagcggaaatctaatactatcccgatccttcggtggattactccccggcaaactccggctagctcacgtagctccttgtgggtggagaaacctcaccacaaccctcacaagaactcttttgacgctagggcacaagtagactactaatagagattaaccacctctatttcatcaactctaaccaagctcccaagctttggttatataggccgttGGAAAACCCGCCTACCGACGCCAAAACATGCGTTGACGCCTCGATGAAATtgatcgttacatcccaacggctcgattccatacTAACCGAGACAGAGACATGCCCACCGATCGCTCCCAGTCGATTGCAcgatcgactgctaaaacatgcaatcaaCTGCTGCTACAGTAGTGCTATAGTAACGCTGCAGAAAAcccaaaactaggattttactccgagtacaatctctcgtgcactcgtaccctcacccttatgactcacttgatgcttcctttgtagctttgaccttttaccttcaagcctacttcctttggctctcgtcccccggatgcattcaagcccatggctagtccccaatgccatccttcgcatgCCTCGAGTCGCTTCTCTCGGCCCTTTGTCCtcgccttgtccatggtccctcggatgctccatccttcaccggaccaagccatcaacctgagtcacatcaTGTGTATCACTGACCTGCTAACTCAACTGACATAACTCAGGTGAACCTAGCAAAACCAACCATCACGGCGCGACCATTGACGCTCATCAATTTATGATATCACAAAGAGTCCAAATatactatttattatttattttgacttctcggaggtattaaaatgtattaaagaagAATCAACAAAAACCTCTACGTTGGACTTAATATTGGACCTTATATGATTTCATATTCGGTCCACTGTGTCCCTTAAACTATTCAAAGCTCTTCACCTCCCCCTCTGAATAATTCACACgtagaaaaaaataaatcacGGTTGGCGAGGTCGGTTTAGTGCTGATGagtttcaagtttaattttttataatcgaCCTCTCAAATCGTGAAGAAGACAAGTGGTCGATGATCCACTAGTGTCATATCATTGTCATGAAGACTGAACTTTGCTTTTGACAGTATCAACAATTCATCTGTGATTGTAAACGCATGGGAGCACATAAGAATTcatttaagtttatagtgcagagcTCATACTTTCACAGAATAACTGACTATGATTAAACTAAGATATCCTATTTCGTTAAGTTATTGGACCTGATATATATCATATCAGGATGAACGTGGATTTGATATGAAATTAAATCAGGCCCAAAGTGAAGATTTTTATCGAttcttccttattatattttaatactttaagaaatcgaaataaacaatggatagcaatATGGCTATAAATAAACCAAGCGTTcatgaacaagtttggtgttcgacttggtaaaagtttatttatgttcgttcaatatatacaagatcaattaaacaaacaaacttgaacaacttattaaactaaataaacaagcttaaacacatatgtattcagcttgttaacgttcgtgaacaatgttcacgaaccatattcattaataaaacttttatcaatatgctaaataaataagaaaataaaataaacaaataaatttaaattattaagctcaataactaatcaaacaattaaaagtttcaaacaatcaaacaagtttgaattgagagttggataacatctaaacgaaccaatcttgaaccaaactcaagtcaagctcaagccaagcttaaattgagagctcgatattCATGGGGTCGGCACTAGGGGTACCGTTAATGTAGTAAATCTACATATAACTTGAgagctcaataacatctaaacaaacaaaGTTCAAACCAAGctccaaacaagctcaagctcacaaaaaataaatcaagtcaagcttgaacaatcatttcaaaagcttggttcattttaagctcggctcagtatagctcggttaccttatcaaacaagcttgaatacctCAAAACTTGACTCGGCTCAGCTCGCTTACAGTCctagatagcatatttgaactcttttcAACATTAGAAATTTACAGGAACTAAAATAAatacaatcagagctctctataTCCATTAATGAGTTTCGGTTAAAATTTATTGATGGATTTAAAGATCTCTGATTACGCTCATTTTAGTTTCTGTGGATTTCTGGGTTGCaatgagttcaaatatactatccattatttattttgactttttagagatgttaaaatgtaataaagaaAAATCACCAAAATtaccacgttgggtctgatatgtatcatatcaagcctaacgtgggcttgatatgaattatatcaggcccaacgtaaaGATTTTTATcgattcttccttattacattttaacacctctaaGAAAtctaaataaataatggatagcatatttgaactccttgcaacatcaaaaacccataggaactgaaataagTATTAGTGAATTTTAACCAAAATTTATTGATGGACCTAAATagttccgattgcactcatttcagttcataAGGATTTCTGAGGTGGTAAGAaattcaaatatgctattcattatttattttagcttttctaaataaattaaaatattattaaaaatcaattaaatctTAAATGTCATGAGTCTAATATGATTTGCGTATCAGACATGTATTATGCatgcatgaaaaaaaaatgagaaaagaaaataaaggaaaaataagagaagTTGGATGCATAAGAAAGAGGGAAGAGAatgaaagaaaaatgataaaaaaaaaaatcaaatttgttAGGAGGATAGAATGGGaagtaattaaaaaatatatcttttaGTAATACTAATACTTTTTTTTTGGTCAATTTAGAAATCTAGAGGTGCCTTTTGGTAAATTATCAAAGGCAAATTATCAAATTTCATTAGattcataaaaataaataatttccaAACTAAATGAgttgttaaagttttttttaatcgaACGAATGGGAGCCTTTAATATTGTGGAATTCGGCGcatctaatttttaaatttctcaAACGACACATTTATATtatctaatttttaaatttctcaAACGAtacatttattttctattttacttttaataatgttaCATTTAAAAAATAACACCGGTATTGAATTTCAAATAACAGCACGTAGTGCATTTCAAGTTTCaacatttcaaaaatcattttttttgcaCGGCCGCATAACTTCGTCAAAAAATTTGCGTTTTTTTGCTATAGtgcttttcaaaaattaactacaacactgttgattttaaaaaattaaccccattaattttcaaaatacaatACAGATTTTACACgatactgatttttttttaaaatgcaaCGTCCGTTTTAATTTTGTTCTTTGAAATCCAATAAATTGAGAAACATATAgtgttatatttaaaaaatcaacaaTTCATTGGTGCTAATTTTAGTGGtgctgattttttttaaaatttaattgattttattattttttaaaattcaacatCATAGTTTTTTTGGTTAATGCAACACCACGATGACATCGATAAAATGTATTTACATGGCCAGAATCTAGTTAGCTTAAAaagtaattaaatattattaacaATATTTATATGTAATAAATCATTAATTAGCCCttaattagattattaattttttttttcttgtagaacttaaaattaaatagaaaatttattaGGAACTTAAAACTGTTAATGACATTTATCCATAAAAAACTAGTAATTATTTGATGATGACTTTAATTAgttcaaaaataaaattgatcTTAAAATTGAAAATCataacatcacaaagaacatcGATCAAGAAAATTCAAAGCAGTGAGTAGTTCATTCCTCCATCGCTTAAGAGTATGGAGGATCTTAATTTCAAGGAGGAACAAAAGAAGTTGATAGAGGAAATGAAAGATGTGAAGGGCAAGACGAAGGAGTTTCTGATTAGTATATAGTTGCAAAGAAGCTATAGAGGAATGCGTCAAGGACATGTTACTAGAGGAATTTGTTGGtgtaacatccctcaggtcaaggttgacctgggtgaccaagctgagtcttggtttgagtttagatgtttgacaataagaaattgattgaagaagagtcaagtaggtcaaggttgaccggatacttgacagggaagtgcAGCCAacaaggaaaaccctagtgagtgaagctgggtgaaagtcccggtgagtgaaaccaggtgaaaaccctagtgagtgaagctgggtgaaagtcccggtgagtgaaaccaggtgaaaaccctagtgagtgaagctaggtgaaaggtgagtgaagccagcagaaggaaaaccctagtgagtgaagctgggtgaaagtcccagtgagtgaagccggtgaaagccctagtgagtgaagctatgcggatggaaaaccctagtgagtgaagctgggtgaaagtcacagtgagtgaagccgggcaaggaaaatccagatggatcgaggatgatcggacatccggtgttgggaagtccaagtaggtcaaaggattgttggatacttagaaaatctaagtgagtcaaagggattgaccggacatcgatggaagtccaagtaggtcaagggtgacggatacttggcatgaatagaaaagtctaagtgtcgaaggattgaccggacacttggtgggaagtcctagcaggtcgaagggtgacggatgctaggcatgatggtcgaggttgaccggatgttggtttgagaggcttggaacttggttttgggcaaaaccaagtgttggatcgatcgatgaATCGATCCAGGAGTTGgatcgatctggatcgatccaccgatcgagcagagcctcggatcgatccgtggatcgatcagatgtttcaatcgatcggtggatcgattgggacgctgttgcgcgataagcgctggatcgatccgtggatcgatccggtgaggcgcgataggcgctggatcgatccgtggatcgatccaaagcctcccgatcgattagaatattcgaatcgatcgggatccgaccgatgCGTTGTTTGTGTGCgttggctgcggcatctcttctccgattcactccagatttctcgccagctcctccacaccacaaagctcggatcgccggttcttgaaggatcttggaagttttccaagtcaagaggcggatcaaagccaagaagagaagctagggttagggtttatactcattgtaagcttgtaagcttgtatttcttgtatcctttccctctcttcttgtattgagtcttgtagggcttctccgcccttggtagttaccataaaggagagttttatttagtggagggtgtgtgtgttggtgtggatccttggattagtcacctcttgtgaggtggataccaagtaaaccaaccgtgttagcgttgtgtgattgtttctttgtatttccgctgcacatctttgaaggaacaagcaacgccgagcaccgagcgaacgcgacgagctattcaccccccctcccctctagctacttttggtcctaacaagtggtatcagagcgaggccgctcttcaccggaatcatcgccggaagggtcaagtataacaagaaaagctagagggtgaagaagttggagcaaattcttcaagttcaagacttaaaaaagctcaacttcaagatgcaattccaagatggacttggatttgacacaagggtggctccaccatacacttccacgagttttgattcttggaaatcaagaattgaaaattttcttatgatggagatagagcaatggtttgctctaatggaaggcttcgaggctccaagaaattcaaagggcaaagttctcaagaggagcaagtggagccaagagcaagtccaaaggtgcgaggccaatgataaagtgaccaagctcttggtaaatttattgtcaagcaccatcctttgcaaaattggagaatttgaagatgcaaaggaattatggagcaaattggccaagcttcatgaagagatcccctccactgtacaagagcaagaagtatccagagagggtgactctttggagcaagaccaagaggagggctccgaggttgagagatgctcaacctccgaagaagaggaaatccaagaagcttcatcctcaagggaatgcaacgaagggaacaaggagggagcatactccttgtttcatattcaagatgatgaagcttccacctctaggattgagggggagcaatccttggtgacgccggatcaagaagaaggagaagcttctacatccgggtcaagagatgaagagattgaagaagcttctacctccacgagtcaagaaaaatcaaatggaggagaatcaagatcggatcaagaggaagcttctacctccggatccaaaggaaaagatgccacccctacaagcaaaggtataaatatttcaattaaaaacaaaaatcatattatatgctttgagtgtagggaacatgggcactacaagagcaagtgccctaaattggccaagaagaagggccaagtgacacaaaagggcaaggcgaagcccaaggagatcatccccaacacaaagaagagcaaggagcatattatatgcttctcttgcaatcaaaaggggcattaccgaagtcagtgccccaaggggaagaag from Zingiber officinale cultivar Zhangliang chromosome 4A, Zo_v1.1, whole genome shotgun sequence includes the following:
- the LOC121970232 gene encoding V-type proton ATPase 16 kDa proteolipid subunit, which codes for MSSFSGDETAPFFGFLGAAAALVFSCMGAAYGTAKSGVGVASMGVMRPELVMKSIVPVVMAGVLGIYGLIIAVIISTGINPKAKSYYLFDGYAHLSSGLACGLAGLSAGMAIGIVGDAGVRANAQQPKLFVGMILILIFAEALALYGLIVGIILSSRAGQSRAD